From Anticarsia gemmatalis isolate Benzon Research Colony breed Stoneville strain chromosome 16, ilAntGemm2 primary, whole genome shotgun sequence:
TTTACCGACctatttataaaactgtagATAGCTGTTTGGAGTACTCGATCCCAAACTAAACGTTGTTTGTTACGGCTATGTAGATACTGAAATATTTGGTACATTATTAGGGAAAAAGTAAAGGCGGCAAACTGTGGTGCTTAGTATTCAGTGGGTGACTCCCCGGGCGCGCTTACTCAGGACAGATTGTCGTTTGGACTACATTTTTGGACATGTCTCCACGTCGCTTGTTGTTTGGCAACCCTTTCTATTCGGTTTTATCTTTGGACGTCGTACTCAAGATAATTTTTGTAACAGCGaatgttaagttttataatgtcagtttgttttgagatatttttctttactcTTGCTTTTTGTGGATGATTATATTCCGACAATTGTACAGACCCTTGAAATGTACGGTTTATCTAGAGTATAACTGAGACTACGGTGTATGTCTCCACCAACCTAACATACTTTACCAAGTGGTCAAGTAACTACAGTTGGTTTTATTTCGACCGaatatacataagtaattaTTGTTGTTGGGTAAATTCGGTGTTAGTATCCAGAATGACATGATGTGAATGCACGTGGTGCGGTCGCGACATGCATGCTATCGAACAACAAACGGAATGAGCTGAATGGAAATTGGCATGGCGTGGCGGCTGCCAGATACCGACCACACTTTTATAATGTACCGTATTTTGGCTGTGTTTGTTTCGCATacgtaacaaaaatatgttgttgttttataaatcaTACAAAACCTCATAGCGTTGAATGTAGAGTCCCTTATTTGTAGTAGTTTTACGACGTAGAGGTTGAGGTGACTAGAGCTCAAtgcagtaacatatatatattattatatgtaaatgtttcattatttttacttaacagCAATAAGCtcttactattttttttgttgtagcAGGGGTTTTCTTAGTAATTGAGGATAAGTAAAATAACTATTCGGGGCTATTGGCCCTTGggtctatatttatattacttcaACTTGTACTTGGATGTGCGTATTTAAGGGGCACGTAATTgtgtacaattatattataagaagAATCGTAAACACTTTTTAACAGTATTGTACAATCGTGCAGTGTAAAGAGGCTTCGCAAACACTCGCGCCGCCTGCTCGTCCACTGTTTGAAGGAATCAAATAAAGCAGACAGAATTGTCACGCGAGTTACCACCTGAATAAGAATATCCCCCActgatagaataataaaatagatagatattttttaaactaatgtaAGGCTATAGAACTATTTCAATTTATACGTCGAACAGTATCTGTAATTTCTAAATGCTTCATTAATGGGTACACAACTTTCAATGTTTACAGAGATTAAATACAAcgtaatgtatttttaagaattttccgGTTCGTCAATTTTGGAGTATTTATAATagtacatattttgtttaaaatattgttcactTTGCTTCTGCTTTGATATTACTATACGTAGGAATTTGTCGAGAATTATCAAAACAGCATGGCAGCGTAAGCGGCTAGATCGCGTCACTTGCGCTTGAATTCCCATACTGATGGTACATAAACAGGTTCAGAGCCGCAACGGCGAGGCTGCCAGTGCACACGTCCCACGTTATGAAATGGGAATTAAATTGTCTGTGAAGAATACAACAGGATTACCATTTATTCCCACCAAACTCTACTTCGTATCAAACATGTTGCTACACATACAATGCTCTGCTAGCACCGGCTCATAGAAATGACGGCCTTGCGTACGCAGCGATGGACGCGTGTCAGCATTTATAAATACGAATCCTAGGAAACTCTTGGCAGGTCGTGGTCGTGTGGTATTCGCTGCACTGCGCTGCAGCGGGATAGAGCTTGGCACGCCGCACGCCGGCTCGGGTTTGTGTATCGTAAACACTCGCCGGATTACGAAATGCAAAAtcgcttttaaatatttatttattaaatatgttttcctAACAAATCTTTAACATTACATAGATTCTATGTTTAAATGTAAGTACCAACTAGTCAATATAATCAAAATGATGCAATTCGTGATGAAAATATGATGGTTGTTCAGATGGAAAACGTTTAGGGATCCTTCGCCCAAAAGTTTTCAATGTTATTGGATATGAAGCTTCAAACATATAATGGTGATTATTTCCAGCTtcggaaaaataatttaaggcCTTGTATTTTACAACTGCCGGTCTGGTTTGATGTTGAACAGGCCTCTGATCGAAAGGTTTGACGACAGTGTTATTAAATCCTTGATTTCTTTTGAGAAACTTTAAGTATTCTTCTTGAGTTTTTTTCGGTACAAGTTTGTGGTCCATGTAAGGTCTATCTGTTATTTTGGGCATAAAATTTGAATATTCAGGACTCTGTAgagtattattttctatttctcTTTCAGGTGGTCGGAGTGGTGGTTGCAGAGCATTGCTGAATTGTCGATTGGGATTCTGAGAGTCGATCACATTGTTACTGAACACTGGTAGGTGGACGTTAGTAGGTTCCAAATAATAAGGTGCATGAGGACTCTTTGTTTCCTGTTTGATGTATATTTCGTCTTCTTCTGGCGGGCTTGGCGTGAACTCCGTGTAATTAGGAGGATCATAAGATTTTCTATATGCGTAATCTCTTCTATCATGATTCATTGGTAGTAGATTAACGTTGAAACTAGCATTAGACGGTACGGTAGGGCTTCtgtattttttaggtttatctGGAGATTTTTGCAACGTGTTTAAAATGTTCTCAAGATCTAGTAAACTTAATGGCGGTGAAGTGCTTGCAACCAAGTTTACTTCGTTTTCTAAACTCAACAAATCCTGTTCGTTGCTCtgtttagtaaaatatagttcaccgaaatattttttcagttttgaTAGCGGGGATCTTACAGTTCTCTCCCAAAATGATCGCGGCGGGAAACTGTTTTCATTTAATACTGTATGAGCTGATTGCTGAAGCACATTTTGTTCTCTTCCTACGTTGTTATCTATTTTTGAATCTGCGCTCCGTATCAAGGAAGCTATTTGTCTCCCGAGGTTTGAGAAATACGCATCATTTGGATCTTGTTTATACTTGGGTGTAGTAGTTACAGCTACGTATTGGATATTCGACATTGGTAAATCATAATTTCTGCGGGAATTTTCATAATTGTCAGATGGTTTTAAGTCTGGGCCTAAGTGAAAGGGTGGTGCTTTCGGTCCCTTAGGATTCATTCTGTGAATAAGTTCtgaaatgtatttaaagttaACATCGTTCAATACGGGACTATTTTCTTTAGATGTTCTACGTCTTGATTGTtctaaatatgaattattatcGACTGTTGGCAACTCATCTTCTGGTCCTTCAGCTGCGTTAAAGTCTGAAGGTGGTTTATGTTTCATTTTTAGACGctcacgtatttttttcatctgtaacaaaaaactaaagttAACTAAAGGTAAATACAGCAATtcacactaattatattatttcaaaatacaaagcTTCAATTGCAATTATTTCATAGGTTGGTTTCTATGAGAAAATCTGTgagctaatattttattaaaatgtagtgAAAGGATAATTTATTActcttatattttcttaaatattgatttacaaattaaaattacatactaGCCATCACTTTTAGCTAGTATTAATAGAGTGACGATTAGACATTATTGGCACATGCTTCTGGCTTACATTTTCGCAAATTGTAAATTACTCACCAGTTTCACTCGTTGGGCTTGCTCGGAAGTCATTCtgaaaatattagaaataaaaatgttaaataattgatcacaaaattattaaattttgttatcaTGCTTTTACACGATAAtatactatatgtatattacCTAGGATCTGGATCTCCTGCACGGTATATGATTGTATCTTCAACTGGCTTCGGATTAAGTGGAGGTCTCCGGGCTCTGTGACCTCTTCCCTTGTTGCGCCTCACGGGATTAGTGGGCACTTCGGTTGTAGCTTCAGGGTTGTCAGTATCATGCGTAGGGTCAGATGTCGGCGCGTCTGAACCATTCGGCGCATCGGTGGTAGTCGCTACACTATTATCTGCGGCTTTTGTTGTTcctaaatacaaataatttagttaaatatagGTTTTTACTCAACATGactttcattataatatggTAATAATTGCAAACCTATTGATGGGCAAGGTGGAGCCATTGGTGGTACAGGTACTATGGGGTACATGGGTAAGACTGGTGGTGGCGGCAAACCTATCGGCGGATAGTATGGCGTGTCACTGTTCGGTAGGAAAATAAACGAAGGCAAGGGCGGACGTGGTCGtctattaaatataacaacTTTTTTATGTCCATGTTCCCTGTCATTATCTTTGTCAGTATCGTCAGTGGTCTCCGTGCTACTGCTTTCTGATTCGTCGCTGGAGTCACTGGAGTCACTGTCAGATTCAGAACTAGAGTCTGATTCGAATAAGCTGTCATCCTCTGTAATGCGCAGTAATTTTCTTCTTAGGCCGTGGACTTTCGACTTCTTTTTTCTACTACGGCTTCTCCAAGATCTGCGTGCCTTTCTTCTTACTTTATTCTCATTGGCGTCTTCGCCGCGTGGACGTGTTTTCCGACCAGCTCCACGCCTGGTCCCACCTGCCGCTCGCATTGTACCACTACCACTTCTTCTTGTTGAATTATGgttatcatttgttttattaataacttgcgattcaattgttttgaaaaattgGTTATATAACCAATCACCAAGATCGTCACTGTCTTTTGATGTTCCACCAGTTCTTTCGATTATAGTATCAGGAGTAGTAGGTGTTGGAAACTTGTCTACTATTGGGGGAGTGTTTATGGGGTAGTTACGATTAGGCTCAGCCAAGTAACGCCGCCGGAAATCTTCTGTTAATTTTGTACTGAAAAtgtgaaattattgtatttttaaattgttctgGTGACGCTTTCCAGAGGAATTGTTATCAACGTTATTATGAGAGAGGGTAGAATAGTTTTTGTCAGTTTACGTTCTACAATAATGTAgctataactataaaaaaatagaagtaCTGTTTCAGTAAAATCTATCACTCGTTTTGCATACAGAAAATAAGAAgttgaagaatattttaatcGTCTTGGTAATATTTAATTCTTGGTATAATTACTTTGGTTCACATATTTTAGTATCAGTGTCGAAGTAGTATCCTGGGTGACAGTGACATCCGATCACACACCCGGGTATGTTATCGATGCAGTACTCGAATCTACCGTGCGGTCCACAttctgcaaataatattattaagaaccAGACACTTTTACGTATAATTATtaacactataaaataataatttgtttctaaTATTGAGTGGTGATATAGGCTTCCTTGTTGCGATATGTTAGGTTGAACTTTTCATGCTGCTTTCGTTTTTTCGTGACATAAAATATCTGAATCTTGAATACTGGTGTTCTGTtaaacttctcatttattttatgttttgaatatAACCTTAATAACGGTGTTGGTTGTTATATTAACCATTTGTGGTGTAAAAAATGGTTTATCGCAGTCCATGTTTTTCCAAATGAGCGGAGTTAGCTTCACGTACCAATTTGTTTACAGTTTCAATAATCTTGATAACTAGTGTAGAAATGTTAGTTTCGATCTTGATATACATTTGCACCTTTCTCATCTTTCATTGGGGTTGGTTATTGCTATTTTCGCAGGTTTTTTAGAAAGAAAAACTTCACAAGTTCAACTCCAGACACAGTAAATTAACtgcattaaatataataagtaactaTTACACATTTGACATACCGTATCGTAATTCCACCGAATGTGTGGGGCACATCGGTATGAGACAAGTCACCAATAAGCACAATAAAACCGAACACGACATGGCAGCAAAAAAATCCTTGTGAAAACAACACCTGAAGACGTAATCAAACAAAGTTTCCACAGGTTTCTAGATAACCTCTTCTTAAGACTAATGTTTCTTCATTTGTACTAGAAAGCCACACGAACATGTTCTCCTATAAGCCACTTACTACTATAAAGCTGATTCCTTTCATCTCTTTCCTGAAAATAGAATACAGTTTGTACAATAAGTATaggtttatttcaataactgGGTTACGACTAGAAAAATCATGTGTGCTCTAACAATAGTGTACACTTCGACGACTTATTGGATTGTACTAAACAATGGTGTATTGAAATGATAAGTGAGTGAGGACTAGCTCCACTTTAAGTTGTTTTACAATGTAAGTGGCGGACTCTTTGTTCCACAGACAAATTGGGCTATGACAAAACAATCTAATTCCGATGCTACCGTGGTTTTTCAACACCATGATTCCTTTCTACCGAGGAAAGtcacaattttacaaatattacacaattCATAACAATTTTACGCAATTCCAAGAACAATCATTATCAAACTATAGAGCTCGGGCTACTATTTGGTCCGTAGTACGTAGCTCATACGGCGCGCTACACTGCCTAGTACCTAGGTACACAAAATGTAATATTGATGGCGTTAGTCGAGACCATTTATCATTTATTCAGTCGCTTGAAATATTACGTGTATTACTTTCTCGAACGACAAGTTAAATCGATTGTTCGAGAAACTTATAAAAGTTAGGCCTCCGACTTTTCTGTTTTATAACGTTGATTATATTTGAATTGTGGTTTGATGAAAAAAAGAACTTTTAACTTAtaacaatgtaatttatttcttaactttCATTTTACAATTACAGTaagtaatacatataatataaacttgAGAAGATACTTAAGTAAgtagttattattgttttcaaactTCGTCTCCGATGTCAGGAATGCCTTTCAGTcctctgaaataataaaaatattttatacttattggCTACCTAAagcttaatattaattatcatGTCATAGTTTCAATTTGGAGGTATAATGTTAAAAGATATGTTGTTACTTGGTGCACTCCTCAGGTAGAACACACTTGTGTGTTCGGTCGTCGCGCACGTAGGGGTGTATGCAGACACAGCCTGGCTCACAGAACGGGTAGCAGGGACGGAGCCGGTCACGGGGGTTGTCGCACGACACCGACGCGCACCCCGCGAAACAAGCCTCATACCTTTAGCAAGATATAACcgaataattatacattttaacaaaaattaacACACAATTTATCACGATGGTTGATGACATGTTTCAAGATAGTAAGAATAAATACCTCTCGAGTGGTCTATCACAGCTCATAGACAGTTTCTTTTCGGGCTCTTTCTCCCTGAAAGTATatgttaaatgtaataatattcgTTATTATTGTACGACTGTTCGGATATATTCATCACTCACATGTAAGAGGCCGGGTGTCCTTCTCTCTCGCcgctttttataatattttgttgtaaattattgtcACTATCAAAACGTCTATTTCCTCCTCCTCTATACGATGCTGACATATCGAGCTCCCTGTCTCTTTGTCTGTCAATAGCGTTGAACCCCTTCGACTCAGCGTCTTCCATGTACCTCTGACCCTCGTAGTCACGTCTCCACTTGTCATATTCTTTGTGTTCTTCTATCGGTTTAATCAATGCCTTTTTCCTCCAATTCCTTCTGTCGTCTATTAGAGAGTGCCTTTTGTTTCCCTCAACATCATCATAATCATAACCACCCCCGGGCCGAGCCGCGAATGCAACCAAATTATCTGTAATGTAAGCTCGTACTTTACTGCCATTGTTTTCCttaaattcaaatgtttttattcgTGGCAAAATTCTATAGCTTTGAGATTCTGTTGTGTAcctataagtatattttgtgttcaaaaactggtagaaaaataaaatataaaatactcacACAACAATAAAGCGACTAAtagtaactttcgcattttgATTAAGCTTGTTCTGTAAACGTGTATcaatttgatttcatttttcAGTTTTCAAAATGGCTGCTGATTTATCGCTCCGTTTCACATAAAAGTGTATACAGTACTAATCACTGTAAATTAGTCTTGCACTCGCAAAAAAAAAGCCAAACGGATGTGTTTGCTTTCACTACTTTATCGAtcatagataaaaaaatcacaGTAAAATAGCCATAAAAAAGagcatttctttttaattttatgcttaTCAGTACTGGCCAAAAAGAACAAGGTCAATtagttctttattattttttcctagTACTTTTAGATTTCGAATTAGAATAAGAGTATAACTAACTATAACTtggttttaaaactacaattgcGCATTTGTTAGATTATTCCTATACGTTCATGCTTATAACGAGTCTTGGATTATGATTTAAAGGCTAAGGTGATAAGGAATAAATTAAACGTAGATTGAGGAAagcatttcattatatttatacttcattgtcaatataaacttaattaacTAATTCTTTTAGGGTTATTACGGTAGACATCATCTTGCACGAGTTTCCTCGGCTGTAGGGCTTTGATCGGTGGCGGTGCTATCACGATGTTGAAGTAGTTCCCCATTCTTGACACTTCAGAGCCTCGCTTGAAGTCGTCTTTTTGATTGGGATTAGCGTTAACAGGCTCTCGGTTAATGTTCGCCAGCATGGGTAGGTTGTTCTGAGCTATGTCATTGTCAGGGAAGTCTCCACCGTTGTGGCCCCTTGCTTGCTTGTTCGGATACTTGCCAGCTGCCGGAGCTCCTCCTGACTTGCTGTCCGACCTTCTTGTCGGTACTGGTATTCCCATTTGTGTCCTGTAATTTTGAATGTAACCTTAATTTTCGTGATATTATGCCCGTTAAGGAAACTGCAAGCCAGTGACctggttttaattttaactgtgCAGGATGGATAAGAAAAGCTATTAGTTcctatgtatttttaacatataaatGTGCTTTTCAATCGGTTGGTCTTTTTAATCTAACTACTTCCATAACTTCGTGAGACAGagatttacataaataagttttatctAGAGCCCTATTATACACATTaggttaatataataaataaaggctTGTAAAAATGGGTCCACAATGTTCTCAAGTAGTTTGTGTACACTGAATCTGGATGTGTGTCAACTGTTTGCGAAGTAGAGAGAAGGCACCCACGGAGAGCAGTCTTGCGGCAGCACGCACTGATGCGTGCGGTCGTCGCGCACGTAAGGGTCCTCGCAGATGCAGCCCGGCTCGCAGTACGGGTAGCACGGCCGCAGGTGGTTGCGCGGGTTGTCGCACGACACCTCCGCACAACCACCGAAACACGGCTCGTACATCTCGTTGGCCCAGTAACACGCTGGAATCACATCATAAACCTTTTAAACATTCAGATAAACATCTTTAGTTATTTTGTTGGTCTTGTATTGATTCTGGTAAACCACTTTAAATGTATAGTATCCACATTTATAAAACGCTAAGCGCTATAAAGACAAATATCTTCCCAATGAATCttgaaaacacattttacaCTTAGCGAGTGCGCAATTTCTCACATCGGCACATTATTGGGTATCTGAGGGCACTAAATCTAGTTGCGGACTAGACTTTTCCTTTTGTAGTCGTTTCCACAGGTCCATTACTGGTCCCACAGGCGCTACTAGATATCCCCAGACTTACCGTGCTACTTCTAAAACTTAGACTGTgtacttacatacttacatgAGAAGAAATCGAGTGTGCGACTGTCGCCTTTGTAAAGTGCTCACAACTTTTTATAAATCTCTCGGTGCTTGGAAAATATGTTGCTTAGCTTAAGCGCCGTTCGAGATTTATGATCGCTTGTCAAAATGGTGGAACATGACGTATTATTTCAAACGTTTTACAGTATCCTGGTATACTTAAGAGTAAGAcgttatgaaaacaaataaggAATATATACCAACCTTTCAT
This genomic window contains:
- the LOC142979520 gene encoding uncharacterized protein LOC142979520, which codes for MRKLLLVALLLYNLVAFAARPGGGYDYDDVEGNKRHSLIDDRRNWRKKALIKPIEEHKEYDKWRRDYEGQRYMEDAESKGFNAIDRQRDRELDMSASYRGGGNRRFDSDNNLQQNIIKSGEREGHPASYMEKEPEKKLSMSCDRPLERYEACFAGCASVSCDNPRDRLRPCYPFCEPGCVCIHPYVRDDRTHKCVLPEECTKGLKGIPDIGDEV
- the LOC142979568 gene encoding uncharacterized protein LOC142979568, with the translated sequence MSCSVLLCLLVTCLIPMCPTHSVELRYECGPHGRFEYCIDNIPGCVIGCHCHPGYYFDTDTKICEPNTKLTEDFRRRYLAEPNRNYPINTPPIVDKFPTPTTPDTIIERTGGTSKDSDDLGDWLYNQFFKTIESQVINKTNDNHNSTRRSGSGTMRAAGGTRRGAGRKTRPRGEDANENKVRRKARRSWRSRSRKKKSKVHGLRRKLLRITEDDSLFESDSSSESDSDSSDSSDESESSSTETTDDTDKDNDREHGHKKVVIFNRRPRPPLPSFIFLPNSDTPYYPPIGLPPPPVLPMYPIVPVPPMAPPCPSIGTTKAADNSVATTTDAPNGSDAPTSDPTHDTDNPEATTEVPTNPVRRNKGRGHRARRPPLNPKPVEDTIIYRAGDPDPRMTSEQAQRVKLMKKIRERLKMKHKPPSDFNAAEGPEDELPTVDNNSYLEQSRRRTSKENSPVLNDVNFKYISELIHRMNPKGPKAPPFHLGPDLKPSDNYENSRRNYDLPMSNIQYVAVTTTPKYKQDPNDAYFSNLGRQIASLIRSADSKIDNNVGREQNVLQQSAHTVLNENSFPPRSFWERTVRSPLSKLKKYFGELYFTKQSNEQDLLSLENEVNLVASTSPPLSLLDLENILNTLQKSPDKPKKYRSPTVPSNASFNVNLLPMNHDRRDYAYRKSYDPPNYTEFTPSPPEEDEIYIKQETKSPHAPYYLEPTNVHLPVFSNNVIDSQNPNRQFSNALQPPLRPPEREIENNTLQSPEYSNFMPKITDRPYMDHKLVPKKTQEEYLKFLKRNQGFNNTVVKPFDQRPVQHQTRPAVVKYKALNYFSEAGNNHHYMFEASYPITLKTFGRRIPKRFPSEQPSYFHHELHHFDYID
- the LOC142979503 gene encoding uncharacterized protein LOC142979503 isoform X1; amino-acid sequence: MKYFTFLLAFSFCIQNRICRDEDKIMKACYWANEMYEPCFGGCAEVSCDNPRNHLRPCYPYCEPGCICEDPYVRDDRTHQCVLPQDCSPTQMGIPVPTRRSDSKSGGAPAAGKYPNKQARGHNGGDFPDNDIAQNNLPMLANINREPVNANPNQKDDFKRGSEVSRMGNYFNIVIAPPPIKALQPRKLVQDDVYRNNPKRIS
- the LOC142979503 gene encoding uncharacterized protein LOC142979503 isoform X2, whose translation is MQRHSHIHGDEDKIMKACYWANEMYEPCFGGCAEVSCDNPRNHLRPCYPYCEPGCICEDPYVRDDRTHQCVLPQDCSPTQMGIPVPTRRSDSKSGGAPAAGKYPNKQARGHNGGDFPDNDIAQNNLPMLANINREPVNANPNQKDDFKRGSEVSRMGNYFNIVIAPPPIKALQPRKLVQDDVYRNNPKRIS